A part of Candidatus Deferrimicrobium borealis genomic DNA contains:
- a CDS encoding ATP synthase F0 subunit B, with product MELVSKIFETLEISQLALLQLGLVVVLAFLLSTLLIRPILRTFEERENLSVKPIEESRRLLSEADEKARGYDEALRKGAAEALARKRRVMEETSRAGRKQVEAVIEETNLKVEELKGRIASEKESSAAFLRDQVAQLSTEIARKVLGRPVA from the coding sequence ATGGAACTTGTGAGCAAGATTTTCGAGACGTTGGAGATCTCCCAGCTCGCCCTGCTCCAACTGGGTCTGGTGGTCGTACTCGCGTTTCTCCTTTCCACCCTCCTCATCCGTCCGATCCTCCGTACCTTCGAGGAGCGGGAGAACCTCTCGGTGAAGCCGATCGAGGAATCCCGCCGGCTTCTCTCCGAGGCAGACGAGAAGGCTCGTGGATACGACGAGGCGCTCCGCAAGGGCGCGGCCGAGGCGCTCGCCCGAAAGCGTCGGGTCATGGAAGAGACGTCCCGTGCCGGCCGCAAGCAGGTCGAAGCCGTGATCGAGGAGACGAACCTGAAGGTCGAGGAACTGAAGGGCCGGATCGCGTCCGAAAAAGAATCGTCCGCCGCGTTCCTGCGCGACCAGGTGGCGCAGCTCTCCACGGAGATCGCCCGGAAAGTCCTCGGGAGACCGGTCGCGTGA
- a CDS encoding ATP synthase F0 subunit B produces the protein MSSLRTHARRALRFAAPLAVNIFAAAAFAAEEGGAHQGGGVHVPWGEIIKQAINFLILAGVLVYFLRKPLSSFLKERSELLRKAIDDAAKARADAAEKLAAIEARTAKLADEIAGMNAKMDVEAAAEARRLQETAAVEISRIRAQSEFTGEQEVKKAREELRREASLLTARAAEELVRKTLSPEDQERLVRENLEKIEGIVH, from the coding sequence GTGAGCAGCCTGCGAACCCACGCCCGCCGCGCACTCCGCTTCGCAGCCCCCCTTGCCGTAAATATTTTCGCCGCCGCCGCGTTCGCCGCGGAGGAGGGCGGGGCGCACCAGGGAGGCGGAGTCCACGTCCCCTGGGGGGAGATCATCAAGCAGGCGATCAACTTCCTCATCCTCGCCGGCGTGCTCGTCTACTTCCTGCGCAAGCCGCTCTCCTCCTTTCTCAAGGAGCGAAGCGAACTGCTCCGCAAGGCGATCGACGATGCCGCGAAGGCTCGCGCGGACGCGGCGGAGAAGCTCGCCGCCATCGAGGCCCGCACCGCGAAACTGGCCGACGAGATCGCCGGGATGAACGCGAAGATGGACGTCGAGGCCGCGGCCGAGGCGCGGCGACTGCAGGAGACCGCCGCCGTCGAGATCTCCCGGATCCGCGCCCAGTCGGAGTTCACCGGCGAACAGGAAGTGAAGAAGGCCCGCGAGGAGCTGCGCCGGGAGGCGTCCCTCCTGACGGCCCGCGCCGCCGAGGAGCTCGTCCGCAAGACTCTGTCGCCCGAGGACCAGGAGCGCCTGGTCCGTGAGAATCTCGAAAAGATCGAGGGGATCGTCCATTGA
- the atpH gene encoding ATP synthase F1 subunit delta, which yields MIGGSLARRYARALRDIGQEDRQVRQVLSEVEAFARLLDQSPGLREVLEAGHVNRRDKQSALDQVLSKAGFLPSTKSFLSLLVDKGRMNVLLPIVGELRRMVEELEGIERVGVSVPMPMSPPQKEMLKEMLERRTGKKVVLEETVDPAVLGGLVVRVGSTVYDGSVRTQIRQIRENLQKG from the coding sequence TTGATCGGCGGAAGCCTCGCAAGGCGGTACGCCCGCGCGTTGCGGGACATCGGCCAGGAGGACCGGCAGGTCCGCCAGGTGCTCTCGGAGGTCGAGGCGTTCGCGCGTCTTCTCGATCAGTCCCCCGGGCTGCGCGAGGTGCTCGAGGCCGGGCACGTCAACCGCAGGGACAAGCAAAGCGCCCTCGACCAGGTCCTCTCCAAGGCGGGATTTCTCCCCTCCACGAAATCGTTCCTTTCCCTTCTGGTCGACAAGGGTCGGATGAACGTCCTCCTTCCGATCGTCGGCGAATTGCGGCGCATGGTGGAGGAGCTCGAGGGGATCGAACGGGTCGGTGTCTCCGTCCCCATGCCGATGTCTCCCCCGCAGAAGGAGATGTTGAAGGAGATGCTGGAGCGCCGGACGGGGAAGAAGGTTGTTCTGGAGGAGACCGTGGATCCCGCGGTGCTCGGGGGGCTCGTCGTCCGGGTGGGTTCGACCGTGTACGACGGCAGCGTGCGCACGCAGATCCGGCAGATCCGGGAAAATTTACAAAAGGGGTGA
- the atpA gene encoding F0F1 ATP synthase subunit alpha — protein sequence MSIRAEEITEILKSQIKGYEKRIDVAETGVVLSVGDGIARVHGLEKAMAGELLDFPGDVRGMVLNLEEDNVGVVLLGDDRLIKEGDTVRRTGRIVEVPCGNAMIGRVVNALGQPVDGRGPIETKDFRRIEIKAPGIVKRQPVKEPLQTGIKAIDAMIPIGRGQRELIIGDRQTGKTAVATDTIINQKGAGVICIYVAIGQKRSTVAQVVEKLRQYGAMEYTIVVAATASESAPLQFLAPYTGCTIGEFFRDSSRHALCIYDDLSKHAVSYRQLSLLLRRPPGREAYPGDVFYLHSRLLERAAKLSDAEGGGSLTALPIIETQAGDVSAYIPTNVISITDGQIYLEADLFYSGVRPAVNVGLSVSRVGGNAQIKAMKQVAGRLRLELAQYREMAAFAQFGSDLDKTTQMQLARGARLVEMLKQAQYQPQTVEQQVVTIFAATNGFVDACEVGSLARFETELFSFMKDRYGALLTEIGEKKQISDEIKAKLSAALNEFKGTFKEE from the coding sequence ATGAGCATCCGCGCGGAAGAGATTACCGAGATCCTGAAAAGCCAGATCAAGGGGTACGAGAAGCGGATCGACGTCGCCGAAACCGGCGTCGTCCTCTCCGTCGGCGACGGGATCGCCCGCGTCCACGGCCTCGAAAAGGCGATGGCGGGGGAGCTCCTCGATTTCCCCGGCGACGTCCGCGGGATGGTGCTCAACCTCGAGGAGGACAACGTCGGCGTGGTCCTCCTCGGCGACGACCGCCTGATCAAGGAAGGGGACACGGTCCGGCGGACCGGACGGATCGTCGAGGTGCCGTGCGGCAACGCGATGATCGGCCGCGTCGTCAACGCCCTCGGCCAGCCGGTGGACGGCCGGGGCCCGATCGAAACGAAGGATTTCCGGCGCATCGAGATCAAGGCCCCCGGGATCGTCAAGCGGCAGCCCGTGAAGGAGCCGCTCCAGACCGGGATCAAGGCCATCGACGCGATGATCCCCATCGGCCGCGGGCAGCGCGAGCTGATCATCGGCGACCGCCAGACCGGGAAGACCGCGGTGGCCACCGACACGATCATCAACCAGAAAGGCGCCGGGGTCATCTGCATCTACGTCGCCATCGGCCAGAAGCGGTCGACGGTGGCGCAGGTGGTCGAGAAGCTTCGGCAGTACGGCGCGATGGAATACACGATCGTCGTCGCGGCCACCGCCTCCGAGTCCGCGCCGCTGCAGTTCCTGGCTCCCTACACCGGGTGCACGATCGGCGAGTTCTTCCGCGACTCCAGCCGCCACGCCCTTTGCATCTACGACGACCTCTCCAAGCACGCGGTGTCGTACCGCCAGCTCTCCCTGCTGCTTCGCCGCCCGCCGGGACGCGAGGCGTACCCCGGGGACGTCTTCTACCTGCACTCCCGGCTCCTGGAGCGCGCGGCGAAGCTCTCCGACGCCGAGGGCGGCGGCTCGCTGACGGCGCTGCCGATCATCGAGACGCAGGCCGGCGACGTCTCCGCCTATATCCCGACGAACGTCATCTCCATCACCGACGGCCAGATCTACCTCGAGGCCGACCTGTTCTACTCCGGCGTCCGCCCCGCGGTGAACGTCGGCTTGTCGGTCTCACGCGTCGGCGGCAACGCGCAGATCAAGGCGATGAAGCAGGTCGCCGGGCGCCTGCGCCTCGAGCTTGCGCAATACCGCGAGATGGCCGCCTTCGCCCAGTTCGGCTCCGACCTCGACAAGACCACCCAGATGCAGCTGGCACGCGGCGCGCGCCTGGTCGAGATGCTCAAGCAGGCCCAGTACCAGCCGCAGACGGTCGAGCAGCAGGTCGTGACGATCTTCGCCGCGACGAACGGCTTCGTCGACGCGTGCGAGGTCGGTTCCCTCGCGAGGTTCGAGACGGAGCTCTTCTCCTTCATGAAGGACAGGTACGGGGCGCTCCTCACCGAAATCGGGGAGAAGAAGCAGATCAGCGACGAGATCAAGGCGAAGCTTTCGGCGGCGCTGAACGAGTTCAAAGGGACGTTCAAGGAAGAATAG
- the atpG gene encoding ATP synthase F1 subunit gamma, translating into MANLRAIRKRVSSVKSTQQITRAMKMVSAAKLRRAQDAINAARPYARKMREVVTAVAGRAGSDAHPLLTAREGKKLALLVVTSDRGLCGSFNSGLTRAVYRFLNEHRDEYEEITLFVVGRKGRDFFRRREIPIRKEYLGVLGAVSRQHAETVAGDLVGGFLDGEFDEVQIAFNEFRSAISQNVRFEQMFPIALESSGKTAGDEVDYLYEPSREEILATLLPKYVQTTILRVLLESVAGEHGARMTAMDSATSNSADMIARLTLQMNRARQATITTELTEIVSGAEALKG; encoded by the coding sequence ATGGCGAACCTCCGTGCGATCCGGAAACGGGTCAGCAGCGTAAAAAGCACCCAGCAGATCACCCGGGCGATGAAGATGGTCTCCGCGGCGAAGCTGCGGCGCGCCCAGGACGCCATCAACGCCGCGCGGCCCTACGCCCGCAAGATGCGCGAGGTCGTGACGGCGGTCGCCGGACGGGCGGGGTCCGACGCCCACCCCCTGCTGACGGCACGGGAGGGGAAAAAGCTCGCCCTGCTGGTGGTCACCTCCGATCGCGGGCTGTGCGGATCCTTCAACTCGGGGCTCACCCGCGCCGTCTACCGGTTCCTCAACGAACACCGCGACGAGTACGAGGAGATCACCCTGTTCGTGGTCGGCCGCAAGGGGCGCGACTTCTTCCGGCGCCGCGAGATCCCGATCCGCAAGGAGTACCTCGGGGTCCTCGGGGCCGTTTCGCGCCAGCACGCGGAGACGGTCGCGGGCGACCTGGTCGGGGGGTTCCTCGACGGGGAGTTCGACGAGGTGCAGATCGCCTTCAACGAATTCCGGTCCGCGATCTCCCAGAACGTCCGGTTCGAGCAGATGTTCCCCATCGCGCTGGAGTCGTCCGGAAAGACCGCCGGGGACGAGGTCGACTACCTGTACGAGCCGTCCCGGGAAGAGATCCTGGCGACGCTGCTCCCGAAGTACGTGCAGACGACGATCCTGCGCGTCCTCCTCGAATCGGTGGCGGGGGAGCACGGCGCCCGGATGACGGCGATGGATTCGGCGACGAGCAACTCGGCCGACATGATCGCCCGGCTCACGCTGCAGATGAACCGCGCGCGGCAGGCGACGATCACGACGGAGCTCACCGAGATCGTCAGCGGCGCCGAGGCGTTGAAAGGGTAA
- the atpD gene encoding F0F1 ATP synthase subunit beta — protein sequence MNKGNIVQVIGPVVDVRFEAEHLPALYNAIRISNPSISDREGNLTVEVAQHLGDNVVRCVAMDSTDGLVRGMDAIDTGGPIMIPVGPETLGRIMNVIGEPVDEGGAITTKIRYPIHRPAPSFDEQSTKVEILETGIKVVDLLAPYSKGGKIGLFGGAGVGKTVVIMELIHNIAIEHGGYSVFGGVGERTREGNDLWLEMKESKVLEKACLVYGQMNEPPGARLRVGLSALTAAEYFRDEEGQDVLLFIDNIFRFTQAGSEVSALLGRIPSAVGYQPTLSTEMGNLQERITSTKKGSITSVQAIYVPADDLTDPAPATAFSHLDATTVLSRQIAELGIYPAVDPLDSTSRILSPLVLGEDHYAVARSVQKVLQKYKDLQDIIAILGMDELSEDDKILVARARKIQRFLSQPFFVAEQFTGIPGKYVHLEETVRSFKEIVDGKHDELPEQAFYMVGTIEEAIEKGKKLLATV from the coding sequence ATGAACAAGGGAAACATCGTGCAGGTCATCGGGCCCGTGGTCGACGTCCGGTTCGAGGCCGAGCATCTGCCGGCGCTCTACAACGCGATCCGGATCTCCAACCCGAGCATCAGCGACAGGGAGGGGAACCTCACCGTCGAGGTCGCCCAGCACCTGGGCGACAACGTCGTCCGCTGCGTCGCGATGGACTCGACCGACGGCCTGGTCCGCGGCATGGACGCCATCGACACGGGCGGGCCCATCATGATCCCGGTCGGTCCCGAGACCCTGGGCCGGATCATGAACGTGATCGGCGAGCCGGTCGATGAGGGCGGCGCGATCACGACCAAGATCCGCTACCCGATCCACCGTCCCGCGCCCTCCTTCGACGAGCAGTCCACCAAGGTCGAGATCCTCGAGACGGGGATCAAGGTCGTCGACCTCCTCGCCCCCTACTCGAAGGGCGGCAAGATCGGCCTGTTCGGCGGCGCCGGCGTCGGAAAGACCGTCGTCATCATGGAGCTCATCCACAACATCGCCATCGAGCACGGCGGCTACTCCGTGTTCGGCGGCGTGGGGGAGCGCACCCGCGAGGGAAACGACCTCTGGCTCGAGATGAAGGAGTCGAAGGTCCTCGAGAAGGCGTGCCTCGTGTACGGCCAGATGAACGAACCGCCCGGCGCGCGTCTCCGGGTGGGGCTGTCGGCCCTCACCGCCGCGGAGTATTTCCGCGACGAGGAGGGGCAGGACGTCCTCCTGTTCATCGACAACATCTTCCGGTTCACCCAGGCGGGCTCCGAAGTGTCGGCCCTCCTGGGCCGGATCCCCTCGGCGGTCGGCTACCAGCCGACGCTCTCCACGGAGATGGGGAACCTGCAGGAACGGATCACATCCACGAAGAAAGGCTCGATCACCTCGGTCCAGGCGATCTACGTCCCCGCCGACGACTTGACCGACCCGGCTCCGGCGACCGCCTTCTCGCACCTGGACGCCACCACCGTCCTTTCCCGCCAGATCGCCGAGCTCGGGATCTACCCCGCGGTGGATCCCCTCGATTCGACCTCGCGGATCCTCTCGCCGCTGGTCCTGGGGGAGGATCACTACGCGGTCGCCCGCTCCGTGCAGAAGGTCCTCCAGAAGTACAAGGACCTGCAGGACATCATCGCGATCCTGGGAATGGACGAGCTCTCGGAGGACGACAAGATCCTGGTCGCCCGGGCGCGGAAGATCCAGCGGTTCCTGTCGCAGCCGTTCTTCGTCGCCGAGCAGTTCACCGGCATCCCGGGCAAGTACGTACACCTCGAGGAAACGGTCCGGTCGTTCAAGGAGATCGTGGACGGCAAGCACGACGAGCTGCCGGAGCAGGCCTTCTACATGGTCGGCACCATCGAGGAGGCGATCGAGAAAGGCAAGAAACTGCTGGCCACGGTGTAA
- a CDS encoding F0F1 ATP synthase subunit epsilon, whose translation MASTIRLELVTPERLLLSEEVDEVVAPGYEGEFGVLPGHTQFLAILNIGVLWYRKESAVKKIALGGGFAEVTHDRVVVLADTAERADEIDLERAQRARDRAEARLKELSMDDETHAKVYAALQRALVRMATGAGE comes from the coding sequence ATGGCATCGACGATCCGCCTGGAACTGGTCACCCCCGAACGCCTCCTCCTCTCGGAGGAGGTCGACGAGGTCGTCGCCCCCGGCTACGAGGGCGAGTTCGGGGTGCTCCCGGGGCATACCCAGTTCCTGGCGATCCTGAACATCGGGGTGCTGTGGTACCGGAAGGAGAGCGCGGTGAAGAAGATCGCGCTGGGCGGCGGGTTCGCCGAGGTGACCCACGACCGGGTCGTGGTGTTGGCCGACACGGCGGAGCGCGCCGACGAGATCGACCTGGAGCGTGCGCAGCGCGCCAGGGACCGTGCGGAGGCCCGCTTGAAAGAGTTGTCGATGGACGACGAAACGCACGCGAAAGTGTATGCGGCGCTGCAGCGCGCGCTGGTGCGGATGGCGACGGGTGCGGGGGAATAG
- the glmU gene encoding bifunctional UDP-N-acetylglucosamine diphosphorylase/glucosamine-1-phosphate N-acetyltransferase GlmU: MKGISAIILAAGQGRRMKSALPKVAHLILGKPVVWHVAQAARAAGIREMVFVLGYGRDKVLPVVEEFGGKVAIQETQFGTGDAARCGLAELSAGAKEVVVLCGDAPLIRPATIRGLLAARRRQGAPASVLTGVLDDPTGYGRIVRGDDGSVARIVEEKDANASLRKVREVNSGTYAFDRVFLERGLPRLSDLNAQREYYLTDLVLEALAEGKRVVPVTAEEPDEVLGINSRRELAEATRILQERKLDELMASGVTLVDPRRTYVETEVSVGQDTVIDPGVTLLGATRVGRGVRIQTGCVIDGSVLSDGVELKPYTVISRSTVRKGAILGPFSHLRPEADIGEGAHIGNFVEVKKSRIGKGSKANHLTYLGDATVGKNVNVGAGTITCNYDGIHKHPTVIGDGVFVGSDTMLVAPVTVGKGALIGAGSTITKNVPPYSLALCRAEEKVIEGWVARKRPELLKKAGLSVPVVKKGKK; this comes from the coding sequence ATGAAAGGGATTTCGGCGATCATCCTGGCCGCGGGGCAAGGCAGGCGGATGAAGTCCGCCCTCCCCAAAGTGGCCCACCTCATCCTCGGGAAACCGGTGGTGTGGCACGTCGCGCAGGCGGCGCGCGCCGCGGGGATCCGCGAGATGGTCTTCGTCCTCGGGTACGGCAGGGACAAGGTCCTCCCGGTCGTGGAGGAATTCGGCGGGAAGGTGGCGATCCAGGAGACCCAGTTCGGGACGGGGGACGCGGCCCGGTGCGGCCTGGCCGAACTTTCCGCGGGGGCGAAGGAAGTCGTGGTGCTTTGCGGGGACGCCCCGCTCATCCGGCCCGCGACGATCCGCGGGCTCCTTGCGGCCCGCCGCCGGCAGGGAGCCCCGGCATCGGTGCTGACGGGCGTTCTCGACGACCCGACCGGTTACGGCCGGATCGTTCGCGGCGATGACGGATCGGTCGCCAGAATCGTCGAGGAGAAAGACGCGAACGCCTCGCTCCGCAAGGTTCGGGAAGTGAACTCGGGGACGTACGCGTTCGACCGGGTCTTCCTCGAGCGGGGGTTGCCACGCCTCTCCGACCTGAATGCCCAGCGGGAGTATTACCTGACGGACCTCGTCCTCGAAGCGCTGGCCGAAGGGAAGCGCGTGGTCCCGGTGACGGCGGAGGAGCCGGACGAAGTGTTAGGGATCAACTCCCGGCGGGAGCTGGCCGAGGCGACGCGGATCTTGCAGGAGAGGAAGCTCGACGAGCTGATGGCGTCCGGCGTCACCCTGGTGGACCCACGTCGGACGTACGTCGAGACGGAAGTGTCCGTCGGGCAGGACACGGTCATCGATCCCGGAGTGACCCTGCTCGGCGCTACGCGGGTTGGCCGGGGGGTGCGGATCCAGACCGGGTGCGTGATCGACGGAAGCGTCCTCTCGGACGGGGTGGAGTTGAAGCCGTATACCGTGATCTCCAGATCCACGGTGCGGAAAGGGGCTATTCTTGGCCCGTTCTCGCATTTGCGGCCGGAGGCCGACATCGGCGAAGGGGCGCACATCGGGAATTTCGTCGAGGTGAAGAAGAGCCGGATCGGCAAGGGGTCCAAGGCGAACCATCTGACCTACCTCGGGGACGCCACCGTCGGCAAGAATGTCAACGTGGGCGCGGGGACGATCACCTGCAACTACGACGGGATCCACAAGCACCCCACGGTGATCGGGGACGGGGTCTTCGTCGGGAGCGACACGATGCTGGTCGCGCCCGTCACGGTGGGCAAGGGGGCCCTGATCGGCGCCGGGTCGACGATCACGAAGAACGTCCCCCCGTACTCGCTGGCCCTGTGCCGCGCCGAGGAAAAGGTGATCGAGGGGTGGGTCGCCCGCAAGCGGCCGGAGCTTCTCAAGAAAGCGGGGCTCTCCGTCCCCGTGGTCAAGAAGGGGAAGAAGTGA
- the glmS gene encoding glutamine--fructose-6-phosphate transaminase (isomerizing), with the protein MCGIVGYTGPGSCVEILVDGLRRLEYRGYDSAGVAIQTGGGIAVRKSQGKIDRLTQCIAKEPVSGTCGVGHTRWATHGRPSDENAHPHLAGRVAVIHNGIVENHRTLKEKMIAKGRVFCSETDTEVIAHLLDEYVSAGMPLEEAVRKTIAELRGSYAFLAVTDREPGTVVGARLNCPLVVGLGAGEFFLASDLTAFLSHTRDVLFLEDGEMVVATPAGVRITDFWGKPREHAPQRIDWSSSMAEKGGYRHFMLKEIHEQPRAILDTLAGRMLVESGEVFFETLPLSLEQITFLKKVTLVACGTSWHAALVGKFMIEGLARIPVEVDLGSEYRYRDPVVEEGTLCVAISQSGETADTLAGMREAKAKGATTVAICNVVASTIARESDGVIYTHAGPEIGVASTKAFTTQLVALYLMAIHLARERRILTRQEVSLHLIDLTELPRKIEEFLKREPEIAAIARKYKDARDFLYLGRGISYPIALEGALKLKEISYIHAEGYPAGEMKHGPIALIDEQMPVLVLCAKGESYDKTMSNLEEAHARGGQVIAVGTEGDGILSGKSDDVISLPSCGRYGRPILEVVPLQLLAYHMAVLKGTDVDQPRNLAKSVTVE; encoded by the coding sequence ATGTGCGGCATCGTCGGATATACCGGTCCCGGCTCCTGCGTGGAGATCCTTGTGGACGGCCTGCGGCGGCTGGAGTACCGCGGGTACGATTCGGCGGGGGTCGCGATCCAGACCGGCGGGGGAATCGCCGTCCGCAAGTCCCAGGGGAAGATCGACCGCCTGACGCAGTGCATCGCGAAGGAGCCGGTTTCCGGGACGTGCGGCGTGGGGCATACGCGGTGGGCCACCCACGGACGCCCCTCCGACGAGAACGCGCACCCGCACCTGGCGGGCCGCGTCGCCGTCATCCACAACGGGATCGTGGAGAACCACCGGACGCTCAAGGAGAAGATGATCGCCAAGGGACGCGTCTTCTGTTCGGAGACGGACACCGAGGTGATCGCCCATCTTCTGGACGAATACGTCTCGGCGGGGATGCCCCTCGAGGAGGCGGTTCGCAAGACCATCGCGGAGCTTCGAGGGTCGTACGCTTTCCTCGCGGTGACCGACCGGGAGCCGGGGACGGTGGTGGGCGCGCGCCTGAACTGCCCGCTGGTCGTCGGGCTGGGAGCGGGGGAGTTCTTCCTCGCCTCCGACCTGACGGCGTTTTTGTCCCACACGCGGGACGTGCTCTTCCTCGAGGACGGGGAGATGGTGGTCGCCACGCCGGCGGGGGTGCGGATCACCGACTTCTGGGGGAAGCCGCGGGAACACGCGCCGCAGCGGATCGACTGGTCCTCCTCGATGGCGGAGAAAGGCGGCTACCGCCACTTCATGCTGAAGGAGATCCATGAGCAGCCGCGGGCGATCCTCGACACCCTCGCGGGCCGGATGCTGGTGGAGTCGGGCGAGGTCTTCTTCGAAACGTTGCCGCTTTCCTTGGAGCAGATCACTTTTCTAAAAAAAGTGACCCTCGTCGCCTGCGGAACCTCGTGGCACGCTGCCCTCGTCGGGAAGTTCATGATCGAGGGGCTGGCGCGGATCCCCGTCGAGGTGGACCTCGGGTCGGAGTACCGGTACCGCGATCCCGTGGTGGAGGAGGGGACCCTGTGCGTCGCCATCTCCCAGTCCGGCGAGACGGCGGACACGCTCGCGGGGATGCGGGAGGCGAAGGCGAAGGGGGCGACCACGGTCGCCATCTGCAACGTCGTCGCGTCCACCATCGCACGGGAGTCGGACGGCGTGATCTACACCCATGCCGGCCCGGAGATCGGTGTGGCCTCCACGAAGGCGTTCACCACCCAGCTGGTGGCGCTCTACCTCATGGCGATCCACCTGGCGCGGGAGCGCAGGATTCTGACCCGCCAGGAGGTCTCCCTGCACCTCATCGACCTGACCGAGCTGCCGCGCAAGATCGAGGAGTTCCTGAAGCGCGAGCCGGAGATTGCGGCCATCGCGAGGAAATACAAGGACGCGCGCGACTTCCTGTACCTGGGCCGCGGCATCTCCTACCCCATCGCCCTCGAAGGGGCGCTGAAGCTGAAGGAGATCTCCTACATCCACGCGGAAGGGTACCCCGCCGGGGAGATGAAGCACGGCCCGATCGCCCTGATCGACGAGCAGATGCCGGTGCTGGTGCTGTGCGCGAAGGGGGAGAGTTACGATAAGACGATGTCCAACCTGGAGGAGGCGCACGCCCGCGGCGGGCAGGTGATCGCCGTCGGGACGGAGGGGGACGGCATCCTGAGTGGGAAGTCGGATGACGTGATCTCCCTTCCCTCCTGCGGACGGTACGGACGGCCGATCCTCGAGGTGGTGCCGCTCCAGCTGCTGGCGTACCACATGGCGGTTCTCAAAGGCACCGACGTCGACCAGCCACGGAACCTCGCCAAGTCGGTGACGGTGGAGTAG
- a CDS encoding carboxymuconolactone decarboxylase family protein, translated as MPRKPPKTYLTLKKKHPDLLRAVEALGEAARKAGPLDDKTAHLIQLAAAAAIRSEGSVHSHVRRAKEAGATPAEIRHALLLLTSTVGFPTVAAALTWAGDVLGK; from the coding sequence ATGCCGCGGAAGCCGCCGAAGACGTACCTGACGCTGAAGAAGAAGCACCCGGATCTTCTGCGAGCCGTCGAGGCGCTCGGCGAAGCCGCCCGGAAGGCGGGGCCGCTGGACGACAAGACCGCCCACCTGATCCAGCTCGCGGCGGCGGCCGCGATCCGCTCCGAGGGTTCGGTGCACAGCCACGTCCGGCGGGCAAAGGAGGCGGGCGCGACGCCTGCCGAGATCCGCCACGCCCTGCTCCTGCTCACCTCGACCGTCGGCTTCCCGACGGTGGCGGCGGCGCTCACCTGGGCGGGGGACGTCCTCGGGAAGTAG
- a CDS encoding ankyrin repeat domain-containing protein produces MAGPPHDAAAAGKVETLRQLLAEGADVDGKSDAGATPLHGAATWGHRDITELLLANGADVNAKDGNGMTPLHFTANGDHKDLSVLLVEKGAAVNAKARNGWTPLHVAAVWGHTSVATVLLAHGADVNARADGASMPLRIAESASRCHKDVSALLKKKGVGADASGGNGMTPLRLAILNGQIDMAELLKKHGAND; encoded by the coding sequence ATGGCGGGCCCGCCTCACGATGCGGCCGCGGCCGGCAAGGTCGAGACGCTCCGGCAACTGCTGGCCGAGGGCGCGGATGTCGATGGGAAATCCGATGCCGGCGCCACCCCGCTGCACGGCGCTGCGACCTGGGGTCACAGGGATATCACCGAACTGCTCCTCGCGAACGGGGCGGACGTCAATGCGAAGGACGGGAACGGCATGACGCCGCTGCACTTCACGGCGAACGGAGATCATAAGGACCTGTCCGTGCTTCTCGTCGAGAAAGGCGCCGCCGTCAACGCGAAGGCCCGGAACGGCTGGACCCCGCTGCACGTGGCGGCCGTCTGGGGACACACGAGCGTAGCCACGGTTCTCTTGGCCCATGGCGCGGACGTCAACGCCCGGGCCGACGGTGCCTCCATGCCGTTGCGCATAGCGGAAAGCGCCAGCCGATGCCACAAAGACGTGTCCGCGCTCCTCAAAAAGAAAGGCGTGGGCGCCGATGCGAGTGGAGGGAACGGAATGACGCCGCTGCGGTTGGCGATTCTGAACGGACAGATCGACATGGCCGAACTTCTGAAGAAGCACGGGGCCAACGATTGA